actaaaatgaaagctgaaagaagTTGTAAGCAGTTTTGAGTTTTCTGACGagtgaaacagaacagaaagaaaaccataaAAGCAGTGGCAAAATCTTCAGGCTATTAGAAACAGCTGTCCACTCTGTTAGAATTATTTAAGTTGTGtctatgaaaaaggaaatatactTGCTTACATGTTTGTTGTGAGATAAAATGCCAAGAGATAATAATGTTCTGGTCCTAGAAAAAACATGACAGCAGCAGCTACTCCTtcaaagtaaaaggaaaacaagatgatTCTGTAATAACCAAACTTCTTCAATGAAGCGTGACTGAGAAGAACAAGGCACTGAAAAGAcaacatatacacatatatgagGAAAAGACATAGCATAGTATTTCAGCAGTAGGAGAGCTATAAAGCACAGAACAGACACAAATAAATCATTACTACccagtaaagaagaaaaagtttttctaaAACGTACaaaccaaattaaaatataaaaattcaacaaagaaaatatttactggaTCATTCTATGCTGCATCTACCGCGTAAGAATGGTTTCCTTTCACTCAAAACTAGCCAGATAAGAACTGTTACATTCTGAGGAAAATCCTATTTCCCATGTTGCCTCACTATTATTTAATGGTCATGATCTTTGTTTGATACTCttcaaataattaaatttgCAGCACGTTAACTGTAAACCAAGCATCTTGCCTTGTGAATTTTATGATCAGTTGTCTTTCTCGAACCGTGTAATATTCAGATAAAGAACAAGAAGGAAATCTCCTTATACATTTGTTCTCATATTTGAATACTTTAACACAATGAATAAAACCAGGATGCTATGATGACACAAAAATTACTACGGCAAATACTATTTCCAAGCTCAAGACTTCTATTTAAACCAATGATCAAAGAGGTAAAACAAATCTAGAAAGTTGGTATAGCAACAAAATCTGATTGTAAGAAACTAAACATACTCCTCGCTCAAggctattttcatttttttcataaatgggCTTATACTAGAAATTGTAAGATGTTATTTAGTGGATGCTATTGTAAAAAACATGACCTCGTCTCCTGTAATTGAGAAATAACCCTGTCTCAGGAAGCACTTATGATTTATAAAATTCCTTATTACCTGCATATTTTTAGGACAGCGTATTTTAAGAATAAGTGCTAACTTAATGAtgctttacatttaaatttgcCTTTGTTTCAGCAACAAAGTTTACCTTGTAGGCAGATCTTATTCTTTGCAGCCACTACTAAAAGGAACCTGAGACAGAAGCTGCAGTCTGAGCACAGACCATCAAAGAACGGTTCATAAGAAGGGGCTTTATTTTACAAGGGCTGGGTGCTTTTCCAGTAAGTGAAGTTCAGGACATTGCCACCAGAGAATTTCTCTTATTATATCTTGAGCTCAAAGGGACAAAACCTGAGAAAAATAAGGTCACAGCAAACTCTCTACGGTTCAGTGACCTCCTAGACAAAGAGTCTCTGGGGACcagagagaaatgcattttctgaaagattGTTCGTTTCACACTGTCATGCTGAttgtatcaccagtggtgactGCTATATATTGAGTGTAAGCGTATGCAAGCTTTCCTAACTTCTGTAGTTTCTGATTTATTTCCAAAGTTCATAGCCTAGCCGAGTTATAGAAAAAGAAACTATAAAACTTGTGGCAAGGATAAAAGTTGAAATGATTTATATTTAAGTGTTATGGAATAGAAAAGGTATGTTTAGGatctgggggagaaaaaaaaaagtcacttctgTGTTATATATGCAAAAGCCAAAAAATGTAACTGACTTTGAACTGTGAATTCCATGTGCACCTCCATGCTATCCTCTTTTAGATTCTACCTACTGAAAAACGAGTATGTTTACATTCAGTGGGACATATTTTTGCTGGTTTTCATGCTCTCACACATTACTGGTTTGGgttctcctttcttttacagTCCGTTACTCCTCCCTCCATCTCTGTCTGGGGTCTTGGAATCTTTCTCCATACCAAGTAAATGTAGCTGACCAAGACAGTAAACAACAAAGTAGATGGGAACGTATTATTCTCCAAAACCAGCCATTCagagttttgtttgctttcatataTTTCAACAATGCTTTTAATACCTAATtaatttttccagtgttttgtaCAGTTTATCTCAGAAACTTCCTGAAGAAGAGATTATTCTTTCATCATATATTACAAATCAAAAGCAATGacaaaataattaagaattATATAGATTTTGCTTTTAGGAACTTTTTATCTTGATCATGCTTTTCATTCCTTTATGCCTGGGTATTACAAATCCTGTAGGCCACAAAACATTCATTCCTTGCATATTCATATTTCACATTCTTGTAAAATGGTTTTCTACCAGTCTGCCTGCTTGTCCTTTCTCACTACCCTAGCCTTACATCCGGTAAGCCTTCCATACCTAcaggtattttcttcttctaggGCATTGGTGAGCTAGATTTGTTTCTTGGTATGGCCAATCATTTACACTGGAGACACCATTTTTTCAATAAACACTGTAAATAGATACCTTAATCTAATAAGAACTACTGAAACACCATATTTTcgtattttgaaatacaaaagtGATACTGCCTACCTGAGGACAAATAAAACCTGCTCCGTACATGACACTTCTTATTGAGGAAGAAAGGACATCCTTAGGAATGAGATTATCCGCAAAGATCATCATAAAATTGTTGCAGAATGCTAGGTGAAAGACTTGGAAGAAGTTCAtagttacaaaaaataaaaagtttttctcTGTCATAATCTGTTTGGTCAATGAAATTACAGAGGACCAGGAAAGAACCCTATCACCATTTTCTAGATTAGCATTCTCCGTAAGAACTTCTCTCTGCTCATACTGACTAGTACTATACTTGCCTGTGTAACACATACAAGCTGTTGCTAATGCTGCAACCAAAACAGCAAAAGCCTGAAAACTGGCAAAATTTTCCATATTATCTGATATTAGACCACAAAAGAGAATGCTCGTAGATCCGATTAATGTTGCTACTTGGTTGTATTTAATAAGCTGAAGCCTACTCTCATGTCTTGTTGAAATTTCTGCAAAGAGCGCGCACTGCGCTAGAAGCACAAAAGTAAGCAAACCATCAAAAGCACATAATGCAACAATAAGGTGAAGACCACTTAGCCAGTCACCTTCTTCATAATGTTTCCAAGGAAACCAAGGAAGCAAAAAGGCTAACGCGTATAAAGGAGCTCCATATAGAATTGAAAACTGGCGTCTTGAGCAGCATGCAAATTTGGAGTTATCTTGGATATATCCGAAAAGAGGATCGTTAATGGCATTCCATATCATAAATACAACCTGGGGCAAACAAGCAAGAAACACAACAGAATTTATCATTAGTGTGATTTTCCTGCAGAGGTTACACAAACCCAGAAATAACAATCacagtatttatttaacatGAATCGCtactaaaagaataaaaaaagatgcAAGGTCAAAAACAGACTTGGGACCAAATTCTTAAAGGTATTTAGAGTTTTACAttaattctgaaagaaatcaaACTGAGTAAGTAGGCAGGTGTAAACGACAAGCGAACCTGCGCCTCTTAGACTTCACTCCTTCGAACACTTCTATACCTGGGATATATCTTCCAAACTCTCACAGCAAATAATTCATGACATGAGCTGGCCCATTACATTCAGGAGTCTATTTACAACAAGAGTTGCACACCTGGATAATGACTTGCAGAATAAGGGCAGTATCTATGTACCTGAACACCCCAAAGGAAAGCACTACAGTCAAAGATATCTATGGAGCTGAGGTGCAAGATTAGTTTAAAACATTAAGTGAAAATATCAAAGGTAAAAATCTTTCCAGCAATTAAAGTTCGGAGTCTTTTAGTCTAAAGACTGTAACAAATGGGttttatgtgtattttaatttgtgtatAAATTAACTAAATTTAAAGTTAATGTACCGTATAACTATTTGCAATGCattcaaaagaaattctttaaaaaagaaacaaaaaactttgtTATAACAcagacacataatccacaatGGTAATCAAAATATTCCATTGTACAATACCTGTGCTTGATGAAACGCTACTTCTGAAATTTTGTATCGGTTTAGGAAAAGCTTAACGTAGTAGAAATTAAAGATACTGTTCATCATTCCTGCACCTAATGTAGTCATGGAGTATGCCAGCGCATTTGGTTGAATTCCCAAAACAAACTTCATCTTCCAAATTGTACGAATCTATTCTTCCTTGAGTTACAAAAAAGAATTACAATGGTtggtaaaataattttctaaagtAAAATGATATAGGAGATTGGCTTGTTTCAGAGGTGTAGGGATGGACTCTTACAGGAAAACTCCCCCATCCtcactttttcttctaaaattagCAACGCATTTTACTGAGCTATAAGACACTGAGCACAAAACTGAATAGGTACAAAATATTAAGAAGTCAGTGACATTTCTAAATATAATCAATGCTTACAAATCAATAGAACAAGTAgacagaaatttaaaagaatCTTTTCTGAACTGGTGCACATTAAAATCTGCTATTGCAAACACCAATGCTTGTGTAGAGGTTAAAGTAATTGCATAAATTTTAGATCTTTCTTGCTAGTTACGTAGTTTTAGAATTATGAAGCCGTGTAGGAATGAAGTGACTCAATTCATAACCCTACGTATTCCATAGCTATGAATGTCAAATGCAGCATACACTTAGATgagtatttctttcaaaacaaatagagttttgtttttgcatttttaaatgttaatagcTAACAAGCATGGAAGCAGTACTTTTAACTAATAAACAAATGAGATGTGAACAGAAGCCATAAAACcattaaaacactttttaacaGTTTAAACATTTTCCTACTAGAAGAGACCACATGTAAACAAAATCCTGAAAGTAACTGGTATAGGGCAATACAGCACTTAAAGTATTTCCAAGTAACAGAGATACTTTAATATAGTTCTGTAGTATATCAAACAGATCTTCAGCCAACAATTTTTAAGATGCTGACTTTTTCCACGTATCTAGGAATTAAGTGAAATATGTTTGGTATAATCTATCCCGTGAAAATAGCTAGCTCCAGGGAACCTCTGCGTTCTAAAGTAATGATTACCTTTATTGTTCTCGACCAGATTCAATTCTATGATCCCAACACAAAAATACTTCTACCAGTTACCTCTTTTTAACTGAGCCTTTATTATTCTTTATGCCTATTTGAAAGACGCCGTCTGCCATTAATTTGGAGATACTTCAGGTTCAAATTTCAGCCTTATTATGCACACTAACTCCAGAGCTTCACAACCTGCTGTCAATGGTCCATGCTTTGCTCCTCCACATTGTATTTACGACTTTATCCTAAATGCAGTTTTCAAATATCCATCAAAATACACAGTTTGAGTATCTGTTTGGTTTGAAGATCTGCTTGATAAGCACATCTATAAGCAACTCCCTGAACTCATCATATCAATGATCATGACCACGAAAGACACAAGAAATTTAA
This is a stretch of genomic DNA from Anser cygnoides isolate HZ-2024a breed goose chromosome 15, Taihu_goose_T2T_genome, whole genome shotgun sequence. It encodes these proteins:
- the LOC106033500 gene encoding transmembrane protein 180, whose translation is MKFVLGIQPNALAYSMTTLGAGMMNSIFNFYYVKLFLNRYKISEVAFHQAQVVFMIWNAINDPLFGYIQDNSKFACCSRRQFSILYGAPLYALAFLLPWFPWKHYEEGDWLSGLHLIVALCAFDGLLTFVLLAQCALFAEISTRHESRLQLIKYNQVATLIGSTSILFCGLISDNMENFASFQAFAVLVAALATACMCYTGKYSTSQYEQREVLTENANLENGDRVLSWSSVISLTKQIMTEKNFLFFVTMNFFQVFHLAFCNNFMMIFADNLIPKDVLSSSIRSVMYGAGFICPQCLVLLSHASLKKFGYYRIILFSFYFEGVAAAVMFFLGPEHYYLLAFYLTTNMVIVQASFSLFNLPLADIVDADLIKHKRRSPLSSMVFGTNALFTKPAQSLAPMLVVTILNQFGYENLNNEVAQPDPSLFLGLHDVMFYLICMVPLCIAVVQILTWTRFSIQNSHLTAVR